One segment of Gammaproteobacteria bacterium DNA contains the following:
- the flhB gene encoding flagellar type III secretion system protein FlhB has translation MAENKDGQERSERATPKRVQEAREKGQIARSREFNTMVMLLSFAVGLLLFGDLLMGQFMNLLADGLTLDRRVIFDPHGVIDGMARSLRAAMWMLAPFLVIGVIAAVGSSLLIGGWSFSLQALAFKVEKLNPITGLKRLFALRGLVELLKALAKFLLIGAVGAALLWHYGDDFIGLGYQEPAAALVHAGQILGWSFLLLSGVLVLIAAVDVPFQLWDFSKNLKMTKQEVRDEFKDTEGKPEVKSRIRQMQREIAQRRMMEAVPEADVVITNPTHYAVALKYDGGNMRAPRVVAKGRDLIAAQIRAKAVEHDVTLFSAPPLARAIYFSTELDQEIPAGLYFAVAQVLAYVYRLRNVRGDAQHAPPAPTDLDIPPDLARDS, from the coding sequence ATGGCCGAGAACAAAGATGGTCAGGAACGCAGTGAACGCGCGACGCCCAAGCGTGTCCAGGAGGCACGCGAAAAAGGCCAGATCGCCCGCTCCCGCGAGTTCAACACCATGGTCATGCTGCTGTCGTTCGCCGTGGGTCTACTGCTGTTCGGTGACCTGCTCATGGGGCAGTTCATGAATCTGCTGGCCGATGGACTGACGCTCGACCGCCGTGTCATCTTCGATCCACACGGTGTCATTGACGGTATGGCGCGCTCACTGCGTGCCGCCATGTGGATGCTCGCCCCCTTTCTGGTCATCGGTGTCATCGCTGCCGTGGGCTCGTCGCTCCTCATCGGTGGCTGGTCGTTCAGTCTGCAGGCGCTGGCATTCAAGGTGGAGAAGCTCAATCCCATCACCGGGCTGAAGCGGCTGTTCGCGCTACGCGGTCTGGTGGAACTGCTCAAGGCCCTGGCCAAGTTCCTGCTGATCGGTGCCGTCGGCGCGGCGCTGCTGTGGCATTACGGGGATGATTTCATCGGCCTCGGCTACCAGGAACCGGCGGCAGCACTGGTCCACGCCGGCCAGATCCTGGGTTGGTCGTTCCTGCTGCTGAGCGGGGTGCTGGTGCTGATCGCGGCAGTGGATGTCCCGTTTCAGCTCTGGGACTTCAGCAAGAATCTGAAGATGACCAAGCAGGAGGTCCGCGATGAGTTCAAGGACACCGAAGGCAAGCCCGAGGTCAAGAGCCGCATACGGCAGATGCAGCGCGAGATCGCCCAGCGGCGCATGATGGAGGCGGTGCCGGAGGCCGACGTGGTCATCACCAACCCGACACACTATGCCGTCGCGCTGAAGTACGACGGCGGCAATATGCGCGCACCGCGGGTGGTCGCCAAGGGCCGCGACCTGATCGCGGCCCAGATCCGCGCCAAGGCGGTCGAGCACGATGTCACACTGTTCTCCGCACCACCGCTGGCGCGCGCCATCTACTTCAGCACCGAACTCGATCAGGAGATCCCTGCGGGCCTGTATTTCGCCGTCGCCCAAGTGCTGGCCTATGTCTATCGACTGCGCAACGTGCGCGGCGATGCCCAGCACGCACCGCCGGCACCGACCGATCTGGATATCCCACCGGACCTCGCCCGCGACAGCTGA
- the fliR gene encoding flagellar biosynthetic protein FliR, whose protein sequence is MLFTTAQIAGWIGDFLWPLMRVAMMLAVAPIFGGRLVPMRIRAALAVLITWVLLPVIPAAPAVDPLSAVGVLIAAQQLLIGLILGFMLQLVFSALMIGGHTIAMGMGLGFASMVDPQNGVQVPVVGQYYVTFASLLFLALNGHLALLGVLADSFHSLPVAADGIVRQTLWDVAVWGSRMFAGGLLIAIPAVTALLLTNIAFGVITRAAPQLNIFGVGFPLTLTLGFVIMMFTLPALIPQFTDLLGDAFGLLHGLGGGG, encoded by the coding sequence ATGCTGTTCACGACGGCACAGATCGCGGGCTGGATCGGCGACTTCCTCTGGCCACTGATGCGTGTCGCCATGATGCTGGCGGTGGCGCCCATCTTCGGCGGGCGACTGGTGCCGATGCGGATACGGGCCGCCCTGGCGGTACTCATCACCTGGGTGCTGCTGCCGGTGATCCCCGCGGCACCGGCCGTCGACCCCCTGTCTGCCGTAGGCGTGCTCATCGCGGCGCAGCAACTGCTCATCGGTCTGATTCTGGGTTTCATGCTGCAGCTGGTGTTCAGTGCGCTGATGATCGGCGGGCACACCATCGCCATGGGCATGGGCCTCGGTTTCGCCTCCATGGTCGACCCGCAGAACGGCGTGCAGGTGCCGGTCGTCGGCCAGTACTACGTTACCTTTGCGAGTCTGCTGTTCCTGGCCCTGAACGGCCATCTGGCGCTGCTCGGTGTGCTGGCGGATAGCTTCCACAGCCTGCCGGTCGCGGCCGATGGTATCGTGCGCCAGACACTCTGGGACGTAGCCGTGTGGGGCAGCCGCATGTTCGCCGGCGGGCTGCTGATCGCCATCCCCGCGGTGACCGCGCTGCTGCTGACCAATATCGCCTTCGGCGTCATCACCCGCGCGGCCCCGCAGCTCAACATCTTCGGTGTCGGCTTTCCGCTGACGCTGACGCTCGGTTTCGTCATCATGATGTTCACGCTGCCGGCGCTGATCCCGCAGTTCACCGATCTGCTTGGCGACGCCTTCGGGCTCCTCCACGGACTGGGCGGAGGCGGCTGA
- the fliQ gene encoding flagellar biosynthesis protein FliQ has protein sequence MTPETVMTIGRQTLEVTALLAGPLLISSLIVGLIIAMFQAATQINEMTLTFIPKLITIAVVLLVAGPWLLQTLVTFTIRLIQSIPQVVG, from the coding sequence ATGACCCCAGAAACCGTAATGACCATCGGGCGCCAGACGTTGGAAGTCACGGCCCTGCTGGCCGGCCCGCTGCTGATCTCATCCCTGATCGTCGGCCTGATCATCGCCATGTTCCAGGCCGCCACGCAGATCAACGAAATGACCCTGACCTTCATCCCCAAGCTGATCACCATCGCCGTGGTGCTGCTGGTCGCGGGACCCTGGCTGCTGCAGACACTGGTGACATTCACCATTCGCCTGATCCAGTCCATCCCGCAGGTGGTTGGTTAG
- the fliP gene encoding flagellar type III secretion system pore protein FliP (The bacterial flagellar biogenesis protein FliP forms a type III secretion system (T3SS)-type pore required for flagellar assembly.) has translation MRPQRWWLPSVVALLGLLGPALALADPGFAALRVETGADGGQTYSVSLQVLALMTALSFLPAALMMMTSFTRIIIVLAILRQALGTMQTPSNQILLGLSLFLTFFVMMPVFDQVYDTALQPYLNDELAPQEALSRAAVPFHAFMLGQTREVDLATFADIARAEPVESAEQVPFSLLLPAFVTSELKTAFQIGFLILIPFLVIDLVVASLLMSMGMMMLSPMIVSLPFKIMLFVLIDGWTLIMGTLASSFFTGV, from the coding sequence ATGAGGCCGCAACGCTGGTGGTTGCCATCGGTCGTTGCGCTGCTCGGATTGTTGGGACCGGCGCTGGCCCTGGCCGATCCCGGCTTCGCCGCGCTGCGGGTCGAGACTGGTGCAGACGGCGGGCAGACTTATTCAGTGAGCCTCCAGGTACTCGCCCTGATGACGGCCCTGAGCTTCCTGCCGGCGGCGCTCATGATGATGACCTCGTTCACGCGCATCATCATCGTGCTGGCGATCCTGCGCCAGGCGCTGGGGACCATGCAGACGCCGTCCAATCAGATCCTTCTCGGCCTGTCGCTGTTCCTGACCTTCTTCGTGATGATGCCGGTGTTCGACCAGGTCTACGACACGGCGCTCCAGCCTTATCTGAACGATGAACTCGCGCCTCAGGAGGCGCTGAGCCGGGCGGCCGTGCCGTTCCACGCATTCATGCTCGGCCAGACCCGCGAGGTCGATCTGGCGACCTTCGCCGACATCGCGCGGGCCGAGCCGGTGGAGTCGGCCGAACAGGTGCCATTCTCGCTGCTGTTGCCGGCCTTCGTCACCAGTGAATTGAAGACGGCCTTCCAGATCGGTTTCCTGATCCTGATCCCGTTCCTGGTGATCGACCTGGTGGTCGCCAGTCTGCTGATGTCCATGGGCATGATGATGCTGTCACCGATGATCGTGTCGCTGCCATTCAAGATCATGCTGTTCGTGCTCATCGACGGCTGGACGCTGATCATGGGCACGCTGGCCTCGAGTTTCTTCACGGGTGTCTGA
- the fliO gene encoding flagellar biosynthetic protein FliO → MTFPWARLSTLMITIWLPLAAVHAAETVPPAGKTVPALEPLATGGLLNMLLGLIVVLALIVGLAWMVRRSGALQGGAAGALRILGGLSMGARERVVLVQVGDTQLLLGVAPGRVQTLYVLEEPIVLRESGRPAGGTFAASLSAALKRGKAS, encoded by the coding sequence ATGACCTTCCCCTGGGCTCGACTGAGCACGCTGATGATCACGATCTGGTTACCGCTGGCGGCGGTCCACGCGGCGGAGACGGTACCGCCAGCCGGCAAGACCGTGCCGGCACTCGAACCACTGGCCACCGGTGGGCTGCTGAATATGCTGCTCGGGCTGATCGTGGTGCTGGCGCTGATCGTCGGGCTGGCCTGGATGGTACGCCGCAGCGGTGCACTGCAGGGTGGTGCCGCCGGGGCACTGCGCATCCTCGGCGGTCTGTCGATGGGGGCGCGTGAACGCGTGGTACTGGTGCAGGTCGGTGACACGCAGCTGCTGCTGGGTGTCGCACCCGGCCGCGTCCAGACACTGTACGTGCTGGAGGAACCGATCGTACTGCGTGAGTCGGGGCGGCCGGCGGGCGGTACTTTTGCGGCCAGCCTCAGCGCCGCACTGAAGCGGGGCAAGGCGTCATGA
- the fliN gene encoding flagellar motor switch protein FliN, translating into MSNENDNQDVDTLDDWGAALAEQAADAPDGVRAAKLDNLESDNLPVADDGDHNLDMILDIPVTIAMEIGRTRISIRNLLQLNQGSVVELDRLAGEPMDVLVNGTLVAHGEVVVVNEKFGIRLTDVVSPAERVKKLR; encoded by the coding sequence ATGAGCAACGAGAACGATAACCAGGACGTCGACACGCTGGACGATTGGGGCGCCGCGCTGGCCGAGCAGGCGGCGGACGCACCGGACGGGGTGCGGGCGGCAAAGCTCGATAACCTGGAGAGCGACAACCTGCCTGTTGCCGACGATGGGGATCACAACCTGGACATGATCCTGGACATCCCGGTCACCATCGCCATGGAGATCGGTCGCACGCGCATCAGTATCCGCAATCTGCTGCAGCTCAATCAGGGGTCGGTGGTGGAACTCGATCGCCTCGCCGGCGAGCCCATGGACGTGCTGGTCAACGGCACCCTGGTGGCCCATGGCGAGGTGGTGGTCGTGAACGAGAAGTTCGGCATCCGCCTGACCGACGTGGTCAGCCCCGCCGAACGTGTCAAGAAGCTGCGATAG
- the fliM gene encoding flagellar motor switch protein FliM encodes MNDLLSQEEIDALLHGVGSGDIETEGDTGLVDGEAQNYDFNSQDRIVRGRMPTLEMINERFARYFRISLFNMLRRTAEISVGGVQMLKFSEYVHSLFVPTSLNLVKMNPLRGTGLFVFDPKLVFIIVDNYFGGDGRFPTKIEGREFTPTEQRVIHRILQQAFSDLHQAWKPVMPVEFEYLNSEVNPQFANIVSPTEVVVVSTFHIELEGGGGALHVTLPYSMVEPIRDLLDAGVQSDRSEVDDRWRLAIREEMKGASVELSSMFTETSISLRELLRLKAGDVIPIDFPEKVTLRAEDVPVFRGKFGVSQGNRAIKISSRVQLKPIGGAATGLQTKTQAGR; translated from the coding sequence GTGAACGATCTACTCTCTCAGGAAGAAATCGACGCCCTGCTGCACGGAGTCGGTAGCGGTGATATCGAGACCGAGGGTGATACGGGACTCGTGGATGGCGAGGCACAAAACTACGACTTCAACAGTCAGGATCGCATCGTCCGCGGACGCATGCCCACGCTGGAGATGATCAACGAGCGCTTCGCGCGTTATTTCCGCATCAGCCTGTTCAATATGCTGCGCCGCACCGCCGAGATCTCGGTAGGCGGCGTGCAGATGCTGAAGTTCTCCGAGTACGTGCACAGCCTGTTCGTGCCGACCAGTCTCAACCTGGTGAAGATGAACCCGCTGCGTGGCACCGGCTTGTTCGTCTTCGATCCCAAGCTGGTATTCATCATCGTGGACAACTATTTCGGCGGTGATGGACGTTTTCCGACCAAGATCGAGGGGCGTGAGTTCACCCCGACCGAGCAGCGCGTCATTCATCGCATCCTGCAGCAGGCCTTCAGTGATCTCCACCAGGCCTGGAAGCCTGTGATGCCGGTCGAATTCGAATACCTCAATTCAGAAGTCAATCCGCAGTTCGCGAACATCGTCAGCCCCACTGAGGTCGTGGTCGTGTCCACCTTCCACATCGAACTCGAGGGCGGTGGCGGTGCCTTGCACGTGACCCTGCCGTATTCGATGGTGGAGCCGATCCGCGATCTGCTCGATGCCGGCGTGCAGAGTGATCGCAGCGAGGTCGATGATCGTTGGCGGCTTGCGATCCGCGAGGAGATGAAGGGTGCCTCCGTCGAATTGAGCAGCATGTTCACGGAGACCAGCATCAGTCTGCGCGAACTGCTCAGACTCAAGGCCGGCGATGTGATCCCGATCGACTTCCCCGAGAAGGTCACCTTGCGTGCCGAGGATGTCCCGGTGTTCCGTGGCAAGTTCGGTGTATCGCAGGGTAACCGCGCCATCAAGATCAGCAGCCGTGTGCAGCTCAAGCCGATCGGCGGCGCGGCCACGGGCCTTCAAACCAAAACTCAGGCGGGCAGGTGA
- a CDS encoding flagellar basal body-associated FliL family protein, with protein MAKQDLDIDVEAERPVKASGPLKWYLIGITGLLVIVAASYATLYFAGIVGTPGAPGAATAEAAATDKPGAAPKLPPLYLPMEPAFVVNFIANPNARFLQINLQVSARDPLVLERVEKHSPAIRNTLLMLFSNQDPVALNSRDGKEELRQRTLEEVNRALQEQTGSAGVEDVFFTSFVMQ; from the coding sequence ATGGCCAAGCAAGATCTGGATATCGATGTCGAGGCCGAACGCCCCGTCAAGGCATCCGGCCCATTGAAGTGGTACCTGATCGGCATCACCGGCCTGCTGGTGATCGTCGCGGCGAGTTACGCGACCCTGTACTTCGCCGGTATCGTCGGCACCCCCGGTGCCCCTGGCGCGGCCACGGCGGAAGCCGCAGCGACCGACAAACCGGGCGCCGCGCCCAAGCTGCCGCCGCTCTATCTGCCGATGGAACCGGCCTTCGTCGTAAATTTCATCGCCAACCCCAACGCACGCTTTCTGCAGATCAACCTGCAGGTCTCGGCCCGTGATCCGCTGGTGCTGGAGCGGGTCGAGAAACATTCCCCGGCGATTCGCAATACCCTGCTCATGCTGTTTTCCAATCAGGACCCGGTGGCGCTGAATTCCCGTGACGGCAAGGAGGAGCTGCGCCAACGGACGCTTGAGGAGGTCAATCGCGCGCTGCAGGAACAGACCGGTAGCGCGGGTGTGGAAGATGTCTTCTTCACCAGCTTCGTGATGCAGTAA
- a CDS encoding diguanylate cyclase, which translates to MASTAAMAAAAREQRKEFNYVLQLGGADSQVLRKYHALLSQGAAGFAQDYYNFLFDNPAMAEMLFTYERDGGDVGELVRSQLQHVLQLLAADHEGVGARAGQHYFIKGMQPIWVMGAYRLYLNHLQNLIEGSADIAPEDRRMLEGALIKRIFLDLGLMLQGHWDASRLQLEAAREDAEAEHACIEDLLTNTSQYLWSYDVSEGELLYVSPPLRAVSNGDAREPIPCFERIHADDRERVTAAWQSALEGEAVEVRARVRLQGDSDCWCRLRLQPGGSGRRRVQRIDGLLADITGTSGTADVPEHQATIDELTGLANRTLWYDHANRALSTLRRAEAREVVLMLLDLDHFKRVNDELGHAAGDEVLRQVAQRLKAVLRNSDTLARLGSDEFAILMPAVPGGERAGECVAAKVLGCFKQPFQVADRERFMNASIGIAVSPDHGADVEVLLGHAGGAMYRAKRSDDRYSF; encoded by the coding sequence GTGGCTTCCACGGCCGCGATGGCCGCGGCTGCGCGCGAACAGCGCAAGGAATTCAACTACGTCCTGCAACTCGGCGGCGCGGATTCGCAGGTGTTGCGCAAGTATCACGCGCTGCTCTCGCAGGGGGCAGCGGGGTTTGCGCAGGATTACTACAATTTTCTGTTCGACAACCCCGCCATGGCCGAGATGCTCTTCACCTACGAGCGCGATGGTGGCGACGTCGGTGAGCTGGTGCGCTCGCAGCTGCAGCATGTGCTGCAACTGCTGGCGGCTGATCATGAGGGGGTGGGCGCCCGGGCCGGCCAGCACTACTTCATCAAGGGCATGCAACCGATCTGGGTGATGGGCGCCTACCGCCTGTACCTGAATCACCTGCAGAACCTCATCGAAGGCTCCGCGGATATCGCACCTGAGGACCGCAGGATGCTCGAGGGGGCGCTGATCAAACGTATCTTCCTCGATCTCGGTTTGATGCTGCAGGGGCACTGGGACGCGTCGCGGTTACAGCTCGAGGCGGCGCGCGAAGATGCCGAGGCGGAACACGCGTGTATCGAGGATCTGCTGACCAATACGTCCCAGTATCTCTGGTCTTATGATGTAAGCGAGGGGGAGTTGCTGTACGTCAGCCCGCCGTTGCGTGCCGTGTCCAACGGTGATGCACGGGAACCGATACCCTGCTTCGAACGCATTCATGCCGATGATCGCGAACGCGTCACGGCGGCATGGCAGTCCGCGCTCGAGGGGGAGGCGGTGGAAGTCCGTGCACGTGTACGCTTGCAGGGCGACAGCGACTGCTGGTGCCGCCTGCGTCTTCAGCCCGGGGGCAGTGGGCGGCGTCGGGTACAGCGTATCGATGGCCTGCTGGCGGACATCACGGGAACCAGCGGTACTGCAGATGTCCCTGAGCACCAGGCGACCATCGACGAATTGACCGGTCTTGCCAACCGGACGTTGTGGTACGACCACGCCAACCGGGCCCTGTCGACGCTGCGTCGCGCGGAGGCGCGTGAGGTCGTGCTCATGCTGCTCGATCTCGATCACTTCAAGCGGGTGAACGACGAACTCGGGCATGCTGCGGGCGACGAGGTCCTGCGGCAGGTGGCGCAACGGCTGAAGGCCGTATTGCGGAACTCGGACACCCTCGCGCGACTCGGTAGTGACGAGTTCGCCATCCTCATGCCGGCGGTACCGGGCGGTGAGCGTGCCGGCGAGTGCGTCGCCGCCAAGGTTCTCGGCTGCTTCAAGCAGCCGTTCCAGGTCGCCGACCGCGAACGCTTCATGAACGCCTCCATCGGCATCGCGGTGTCGCCGGATCACGGCGCGGACGTGGAGGTGCTGTTGGGCCACGCCGGCGGCGCGATGTATCGCGCCAAACGCAGCGACGACCGCTACAGCTTCTAA
- a CDS encoding flagellar hook-length control protein FliK, with translation MLLPLGTPTTQAPETAGDVWARAQHPGTPASGVAQAVQDSLRGTGDAATDTLADAPGVEFRMLTQSQPGGPGAYLTGPDVSHDRTSASPALPAMATSPTHGAPQEVVARPPLPVTAIDVPLRQPGWDQALSDRVVWVVNQKFQGAEIKLNPPQLGPIEVRIQMHHDQAQVSFTAQHGAARDALEAALPRLREMFAANGLGLGDVNVSQHSFAEQQRQLYDSGGGRFRSVAGDDDEIDTPLQPGIAHTGLISRGGIDLFA, from the coding sequence ATGCTGCTACCACTGGGCACACCCACCACCCAGGCCCCCGAGACGGCCGGCGATGTCTGGGCGCGGGCGCAGCACCCGGGCACCCCTGCGTCCGGTGTGGCCCAGGCCGTACAGGATAGTCTCCGGGGGACCGGAGACGCCGCCACCGATACCTTGGCGGATGCCCCGGGTGTGGAGTTCCGGATGCTGACCCAATCCCAGCCCGGTGGCCCCGGGGCATATTTGACCGGGCCGGACGTCAGCCACGACCGCACCAGCGCCTCCCCAGCACTGCCGGCCATGGCGACCAGCCCGACACACGGCGCCCCCCAGGAGGTGGTGGCACGCCCACCGCTCCCCGTGACGGCCATTGATGTGCCCCTGCGCCAGCCGGGCTGGGATCAGGCGCTCAGCGATCGCGTGGTGTGGGTGGTCAACCAGAAATTCCAGGGTGCGGAGATCAAACTCAATCCCCCGCAACTCGGGCCCATCGAGGTGCGCATCCAGATGCATCACGATCAGGCACAGGTGAGTTTCACAGCCCAGCACGGCGCGGCGCGCGACGCGCTGGAGGCCGCCTTGCCGCGGTTGCGTGAGATGTTCGCGGCCAATGGCCTGGGCCTGGGGGATGTGAATGTGTCGCAGCATTCCTTCGCCGAACAGCAACGTCAGCTGTACGACTCCGGTGGTGGCAGGTTCCGTTCCGTCGCTGGCGATGACGACGAGATCGACACCCCGCTGCAACCGGGCATCGCCCACACGGGGCTGATCAGCCGCGGCGGCATCGATTTGTTCGCTTGA
- the fliJ gene encoding flagellar export protein FliJ yields the protein MSRSTRMQPVAEVALRREREAAARLGECQRREQAGVQRLEELRRYRDEYTRQFAAGGSLGAARLRDYRAFLDRLNQAVEQQGELLLRVRRECETQRRRWLDLHGRAEALGKVVERYRVEERAGEERREQKELDQRTLSTGRSDGET from the coding sequence GTGAGCCGCAGTACGCGCATGCAACCGGTCGCGGAGGTCGCACTGCGCCGTGAGCGCGAGGCCGCGGCGCGACTGGGTGAATGTCAGCGGCGCGAGCAGGCCGGCGTGCAGCGGCTGGAGGAATTGCGGCGCTACCGGGATGAATACACCCGACAATTCGCCGCCGGTGGCAGTCTCGGTGCCGCGCGCTTGCGCGATTACCGCGCCTTCCTCGACCGCCTGAATCAGGCCGTCGAGCAACAGGGAGAACTGCTGCTGCGCGTTCGCCGTGAGTGCGAGACCCAGCGTCGGCGCTGGTTGGATCTGCACGGACGTGCCGAGGCCCTCGGCAAGGTGGTGGAGCGCTATCGGGTCGAAGAACGTGCCGGTGAGGAGCGCCGTGAACAGAAGGAACTGGATCAGCGCACGCTATCGACGGGCCGGTCCGACGGGGAGACGTGA